From one Streptococcus oralis genomic stretch:
- the rplT gene encoding 50S ribosomal protein L20, with amino-acid sequence MARVKGGVVSRKRRKRILKLAKGYYGAKHILFRTAKEQVMNSYYYAYRDRRQKKRDFRKLWITRINAAARLNGLSYSQLMHGLKLAEIEVNRKMLADLAVNDAAAFTALADAAKAKLGK; translated from the coding sequence ATGGCACGTGTTAAAGGTGGCGTTGTATCACGCAAACGTCGTAAACGTATTCTTAAATTAGCAAAAGGTTACTATGGAGCTAAACACATCTTGTTCCGTACTGCAAAAGAACAAGTAATGAACTCTTACTACTATGCATACCGTGACCGTCGTCAGAAAAAACGTGACTTCCGTAAATTGTGGATCACTCGTATCAATGCGGCAGCTCGTTTGAACGGACTTTCATACTCACAATTGATGCATGGTTTGAAATTGGCTGAAATCGAAGTTAACCGTAAAATGCTTGCTGACTTGGCTGTTAACGATGCAGCAGCTTTCACAGCTCTTGCAGATGCAGCTAAAGCAAAACTTGGTAAATAA
- the rpmI gene encoding 50S ribosomal protein L35, whose translation MPKQKTHRASAKRFKRTGSGGLKRFRAYTSHRFHGKTKKQRRHLRKASMVHSGDFKRIKAMLTRLK comes from the coding sequence ATGCCAAAACAAAAAACACACCGCGCATCAGCTAAACGTTTCAAACGTACAGGTTCTGGTGGACTTAAACGTTTCCGTGCTTACACTTCTCACCGTTTCCACGGAAAAACTAAGAAACAACGTCGTCATCTTCGTAAAGCATCTATGGTGCATTCAGGAGATTTCAAACGTATCAAAGCAATGCTTACTCGCTTGAAATAA
- the infC gene encoding translation initiation factor IF-3, which produces MKTIAKQDLFINDEIRVREVRLIGLEGEQLGIKPLSEAQALADSANVDLVLIQPQAKPPVAKIMDYGKFKFEYQKKQKEQRKKQSVVTVKEVRLSPTIDKGDFDTKLRNARKFLEKGNKVKVSIRFKGRMITHKEIGAKVLAEFAEATQDIAIIEQRAKMDGRQMFMQLAPATDKK; this is translated from the coding sequence GTGAAAACCATAGCAAAGCAAGACTTATTCATCAATGATGAAATTCGTGTACGTGAAGTTCGCTTGATCGGTCTTGAGGGAGAACAGCTAGGCATCAAGCCACTCAGCGAAGCGCAAGCATTGGCTGATAGTGCAAATGTTGACTTAGTATTGATTCAACCCCAAGCAAAACCACCTGTTGCTAAAATTATGGACTACGGTAAGTTCAAATTTGAGTACCAGAAAAAGCAAAAAGAACAACGTAAAAAACAAAGTGTTGTTACTGTGAAAGAAGTTCGTCTGAGTCCAACTATTGACAAGGGTGACTTTGACACAAAACTTCGCAATGCACGCAAGTTCCTTGAAAAAGGAAATAAAGTTAAGGTATCCATTCGCTTTAAAGGGCGTATGATCACCCATAAAGAGATTGGTGCAAAAGTTTTAGCCGAGTTTGCTGAAGCAACACAAGATATTGCGATCATCGAACAACGAGCTAAGATGGATGGACGCCAAATGTTCATGCAGTTGGCGCCAGCAACTGACAAAAAATAA
- a CDS encoding DNA internalization-related competence protein ComEC/Rec2, which produces MSQWIKNFPIPLIYLSFLLLWLYYAILGASYLALLGFVFLLVCLFFQFPWKPAGKVLAICGVFGFWFLFQNWQQTQVSQDLVGYVEKVRISPDTIKVNGDSLSFRGKAEGRTFQVYYKLQSEEEKELFQALTDLHEIEIEGKLSEPEGQRNFGGFDYQAYLKTQGIYQTLTIKSIQSMRKISSWDIGENLSSLRRKAVVWIKMHFPDPMRNYMTGLLLGHLDTDFEEMNELYSSLGIIHLFALSGMQVGFFMDAFKKLLLRLGLTQEKLKWLTYPFSLIYAGLTGFSASVIRSLLQKLLAQHGIKGLDNFALTVLVLFIIMPNFFLTAGGVLSCAYAFILTMTSKEGDGIKAVARESLVISLGILPILSFYFAEFQPWSILLTFVFSFLFDVVFLPLLSILFILSFVYPVTQFNFVFEWLEGVIRLLSQLASRPLVFGQPNAWLLILLLVSLALVYDMRKNIKRLAGVSLFIVGLFFLTKHPLENEITMLDVGQGESIFLRDVTGKTILIDVGGKAESDKKIEAWQEKATTSNAQRTLIPYLKSRGVDKIDQLILTNTDKEHVGDLLEVTKAFHVGEILVSKGSLTQKEFVAELEASQTKVRSVTAGENLPIFGSYLEVLSPRKIGDGDRDDSLVLYGKLLDKHFLFTGNLKEKGEKELLKQYPTLELDILKAGQHGSKTSSSPAFLEKLKPELTLISVGKNNRAKLPHQETLTRIENINSKVYRTDQQGAIRFKGWNSWRMETVR; this is translated from the coding sequence ATGTCACAGTGGATTAAGAATTTCCCTATCCCCCTAATCTATCTGAGCTTTCTGTTGCTCTGGCTTTACTATGCCATTTTAGGAGCGTCCTATCTCGCACTGCTAGGTTTTGTTTTTTTGCTCGTCTGTCTCTTTTTCCAATTTCCTTGGAAACCGGCTGGAAAAGTTCTAGCGATTTGTGGAGTTTTTGGATTTTGGTTTCTGTTTCAAAACTGGCAACAGACACAAGTGAGTCAAGACTTGGTTGGCTATGTTGAAAAGGTGAGGATTTCACCAGATACCATCAAAGTCAATGGGGATAGTCTGTCCTTTCGGGGCAAGGCTGAGGGTCGCACCTTCCAAGTTTACTATAAACTCCAGTCTGAGGAGGAGAAAGAGCTCTTTCAGGCCTTAACAGACCTTCACGAGATAGAGATAGAAGGAAAACTTTCAGAGCCTGAAGGTCAGAGGAATTTTGGTGGCTTTGACTACCAAGCCTATCTGAAAACTCAGGGGATTTACCAAACTTTGACTATCAAGAGTATCCAGTCAATGAGAAAGATTAGCAGTTGGGATATAGGAGAAAATCTGTCCAGTTTACGTCGAAAGGCTGTAGTTTGGATCAAGATGCACTTTCCAGATCCTATGCGCAATTATATGACAGGTCTTCTTTTAGGACATTTGGACACGGACTTTGAGGAGATGAATGAGCTCTATTCCAGTCTTGGAATTATCCATCTCTTTGCCTTGTCGGGTATGCAGGTAGGCTTTTTCATGGATGCCTTTAAGAAACTCCTCTTGCGATTGGGCTTAACTCAAGAAAAGTTGAAGTGGCTAACTTATCCCTTTTCTCTTATCTATGCAGGTCTGACAGGATTTTCAGCATCTGTTATTCGCAGTCTCTTGCAAAAGTTACTAGCACAACATGGTATTAAGGGCTTGGATAATTTTGCCTTGACGGTCCTTGTCCTTTTTATCATTATGCCAAACTTTTTCCTAACTGCAGGAGGAGTCTTGTCCTGCGCTTATGCTTTTATCTTGACCATGACCAGCAAAGAAGGCGATGGGATCAAGGCTGTTGCCAGAGAAAGTTTGGTCATTTCTTTGGGAATATTGCCCATTCTATCCTTTTATTTTGCAGAATTTCAGCCTTGGTCTATCCTTTTGACCTTTGTCTTTTCCTTTCTGTTTGATGTGGTCTTCTTGCCGCTTTTGTCCATCTTATTCATTCTGTCCTTCGTTTACCCAGTCACTCAGTTTAACTTTGTCTTTGAGTGGTTGGAGGGCGTCATTCGCTTGCTATCGCAGCTGGCAAGTAGGCCCCTGGTCTTTGGTCAACCCAACGCATGGCTGTTGATTCTACTGTTAGTTTCATTAGCCTTGGTCTATGACATGAGGAAAAACATCAAAAGACTAGCAGGAGTCAGTCTTTTTATTGTGGGGCTCTTTTTCTTGACCAAGCATCCACTTGAAAATGAAATTACCATGCTAGATGTTGGGCAAGGGGAGAGTATTTTCCTACGGGATGTAACTGGTAAAACCATTCTCATAGATGTAGGTGGTAAGGCAGAATCTGATAAGAAAATCGAGGCTTGGCAAGAAAAGGCGACGACCAGCAATGCCCAGAGAACCTTGATTCCTTATCTTAAAAGTCGAGGAGTAGATAAGATTGACCAGCTGATTTTGACCAATACAGACAAGGAACATGTTGGTGATTTACTGGAGGTGACCAAGGCTTTCCATGTTGGAGAGATTTTAGTATCAAAAGGAAGTCTGACACAGAAGGAATTTGTAGCGGAACTAGAAGCAAGTCAAACTAAGGTGCGCAGTGTGACAGCAGGGGAGAATTTACCGATTTTTGGCAGTTACTTAGAAGTCCTATCTCCAAGGAAGATTGGAGATGGGGATCGTGATGATTCTCTGGTTCTTTATGGAAAACTTTTGGATAAGCACTTTCTCTTTACTGGAAACTTGAAGGAGAAGGGAGAGAAGGAACTTTTAAAGCAATACCCTACCTTAGAGTTGGATATCTTGAAGGCAGGTCAACATGGTTCAAAGACTTCATCTAGCCCAGCTTTTTTAGAGAAGCTCAAACCAGAGCTTACTCTCATTTCAGTGGGCAAGAACAATCGTGCCAAACTCCCCCATCAGGAAACCTTGACACGAATTGAAAATATCAATAGCAAAGTTTACCGAACTGACCAGCAAGGAGCCATTCGCTTTAAAGGATGGAATAGTTGGCGAATGGAAACGGTGAGATAA
- a CDS encoding helix-hairpin-helix domain-containing protein has translation MEVIIEKIKEYKIIVICAGLGLALGGFFLLKPTSQTSVKETNLQAEVAAVSKDSSSEKEVNKEEKEESPEQDLITVDVKGAVKSPGIYDLPVGSRVNDAVQKAGGLTEQADSKSLNLAQKVSDEALVYVPTKGEEVASQQTASGTASSTSKEKKVNLNKASLEELKQVKGLGGKRAQDIIDHREANGKFKSVDELKKVSGIGAKTIEKLKDYVTVD, from the coding sequence ATGGAAGTCATTATCGAAAAAATCAAAGAGTATAAAATCATTGTCATCTGTGCTGGTTTGGGTTTAGCCTTAGGCGGATTTTTCCTGTTAAAACCAACTTCACAAACATCTGTGAAAGAAACAAATTTGCAGGCTGAAGTCGCAGCTGTTTCAAAGGATTCATCGTCTGAAAAAGAAGTGAACAAGGAAGAGAAGGAAGAATCTCCTGAACAAGATCTGATAACAGTAGATGTCAAAGGTGCTGTTAAATCGCCAGGGATTTATGACTTGCCAGTAGGTAGTCGTGTCAATGATGCTGTTCAAAAGGCGGGTGGCTTGACAGAGCAAGCAGACAGCAAATCGCTCAATCTAGCTCAGAAAGTTAGTGATGAAGCTCTGGTTTACGTTCCAACTAAGGGAGAAGAAGTAGCTAGTCAACAGACTGCTTCTGGGACGGCCTCTTCGACGAGCAAGGAAAAGAAGGTCAATCTCAACAAGGCCAGTCTGGAAGAACTCAAGCAGGTCAAAGGACTTGGTGGCAAACGAGCCCAGGATATTATCGACCATCGTGAGGCAAATGGCAAATTCAAGTCGGTAGATGAATTAAAGAAAGTCTCTGGCATTGGCGCAAAGACCATAGAAAAGCTAAAAGATTATGTCACAGTGGATTAA
- a CDS encoding GNAT family N-acetyltransferase, whose translation MESIFVKFAQYPSIETERLLLRPVTLDDAEAMFEYASDRENTRYTFPTNQSLEETKNNISQLYLANPLGRWGIELKSTGQFIGTIDLHKIDPVLKKAAIGYIINQKYWNQGLTTEANRSVIELAFEKIGMNKLTALHDKDNPASGKVMEKSGMRFSHEEPYAKMDNKEPGRIITRVHYVLTKEDYFENK comes from the coding sequence ATGGAATCAATATTTGTGAAATTTGCCCAGTATCCATCTATAGAAACGGAGCGTTTATTGCTCCGACCTGTAACCTTGGACGATGCAGAAGCTATGTTTGAGTATGCCTCAGACAGAGAAAATACACGCTACACTTTTCCAACAAATCAAAGCCTAGAAGAGACCAAGAACAACATCTCTCAGTTATACTTGGCTAATCCCTTGGGACGGTGGGGAATTGAACTAAAAAGCACTGGTCAGTTTATCGGAACCATTGACTTGCACAAGATTGATCCTGTTCTTAAGAAGGCAGCTATTGGTTACATTATCAACCAAAAGTATTGGAATCAAGGATTGACGACAGAAGCCAATCGTTCCGTGATTGAGCTGGCTTTTGAGAAGATTGGAATGAACAAGTTGACCGCTCTTCACGATAAAGACAATCCCGCATCAGGAAAGGTCATGGAGAAATCAGGTATGCGTTTTTCCCACGAAGAACCCTATGCCAAAATGGATAATAAAGAACCAGGTCGAATTATCACAAGAGTTCATTATGTCTTGACTAAGGAAGACTATTTTGAAAATAAATAA
- the ald gene encoding alanine dehydrogenase, protein MLIGIPKEIKNNENRVALTPAGVHSLISRGHRVLIETNAGLGSGFTDADYQKQGAEIVATAAEAWAAELVVKVKEPLASEYGYLRDDLLLFTYLHMAAAPELAGAMLAAKTTGIAYETVRDNQGQLPLLVPMSEVAGRMAVQIGAHFLTKQAGGSGVLLGGVPGVPKGKVTIIGGGVVGTHAARIALGLGAQVTILDISAKRLSVLEEVFGNQIQTLMSNSFNIEASVRDADVVIGAVLIPGAKAPKLVTDEMVKQMRPGSVIVDVAVDQGGVIETADRVTTHDEPVYEKYGVLHYAVANIPGAVARTSTIALTNVTLPYIEALAGKGFAQAIAEDEGLRQGVTTYQGYLTSLPVAQGLGRDFTSINELV, encoded by the coding sequence ATGTTAATCGGAATCCCAAAAGAAATTAAAAATAACGAAAACCGTGTTGCCCTCACTCCTGCTGGCGTCCATAGTTTAATCAGTCGTGGACATCGTGTTCTCATCGAAACAAATGCTGGTCTCGGTTCAGGATTTACTGATGCAGACTATCAAAAGCAAGGAGCTGAGATTGTCGCAACTGCTGCTGAAGCCTGGGCTGCCGAGTTGGTCGTGAAAGTAAAAGAACCACTAGCTTCTGAATATGGTTATTTGCGCGACGATCTTCTCCTCTTCACCTACTTGCACATGGCCGCTGCTCCAGAATTAGCAGGTGCTATGTTAGCAGCCAAAACAACAGGAATTGCCTATGAAACTGTTCGTGACAATCAAGGACAACTACCACTCCTCGTTCCTATGAGTGAGGTTGCAGGTCGTATGGCTGTTCAAATCGGAGCTCACTTCCTTACTAAGCAAGCTGGTGGTTCTGGTGTCCTACTAGGTGGTGTACCAGGTGTTCCAAAAGGAAAAGTAACCATCATCGGTGGTGGTGTCGTCGGTACACATGCTGCCCGCATCGCCCTTGGTCTTGGTGCTCAAGTGACTATTTTAGATATCAGTGCGAAGCGTCTCTCAGTTCTAGAAGAAGTCTTTGGAAACCAAATCCAAACTCTTATGTCTAATTCATTCAACATCGAAGCAAGTGTGAGAGATGCTGATGTGGTGATTGGTGCAGTTCTCATCCCTGGTGCCAAAGCACCGAAATTGGTGACAGATGAGATGGTCAAACAAATGCGTCCAGGCTCTGTCATTGTTGACGTTGCCGTTGACCAAGGTGGCGTTATCGAGACAGCTGACCGTGTGACAACGCACGATGAACCTGTCTATGAAAAATACGGTGTTCTCCACTATGCCGTTGCCAATATCCCTGGTGCGGTTGCCCGTACTTCTACTATCGCCCTAACCAATGTCACTCTTCCTTATATCGAAGCTCTGGCTGGCAAAGGATTCGCACAAGCAATTGCTGAAGATGAAGGCTTGCGTCAAGGTGTGACCACTTATCAAGGTTACTTGACCAGCCTCCCAGTTGCCCAAGGCCTGGGTAGAGATTTTACTTCTATCAATGAACTAGTTTAA
- a CDS encoding G5 domain-containing protein produces MSRKKLLKLGISILALNALGVATYHVAPDLYQIPTVHAEETPAEDEEIPDGQERVVAFRFRDKLNDLDAAIADYKANPDDEDNKAGLEYSLAEATKYLPTAKKAMKSPESQKGFVAYEARYNELKAKAEALLAGKTEQPAEPKVEHQEITTTEEIPYASRTENNADLAEGTRNVKQAGVKGTKTITWDITLTDGKETARTKKSEKVTKEPVEEIIEVGTKKTGVETKETVTVEEKVAFKEETKVDPALDKGQTRVEEGEEGIDEVTYEVTKVDGVEKSRKEVSRKTKKAAKNKITYTGSKAVVTTKEVTKTEEVAFQTREVENALLAEGVRRVKTAGQKGVRTIVYTVTYTDGVETGRVEKSNTITTPAVDEIVEVGTKKVVAPVVTTKEETKTEDVAFQVKEVQNADLPEGSRQVTTAGKKGVRTIVYTVTYTDGVETGRVEKSSKITTPAVDEIVEVGTKKDTVTTGNQAESTKKEETASQDKKVLPSTGTASTSLLSMIGLFIAGLVGFVVRKRD; encoded by the coding sequence ATGAGTAGAAAAAAATTATTAAAGTTAGGGATTTCAATACTTGCTTTAAACGCTCTTGGAGTAGCAACGTATCATGTAGCTCCAGATCTATATCAAATTCCAACAGTGCATGCAGAAGAAACACCGGCGGAAGATGAAGAAATTCCAGATGGCCAAGAGAGAGTCGTGGCATTCCGATTTAGAGATAAACTGAATGATCTAGACGCTGCCATTGCTGACTATAAAGCTAATCCGGATGATGAAGACAACAAAGCTGGATTAGAATATAGTTTGGCGGAAGCTACTAAGTACCTTCCTACCGCAAAGAAGGCAATGAAGAGTCCAGAAAGTCAAAAAGGTTTTGTGGCATATGAAGCTCGCTACAATGAGTTGAAAGCCAAGGCTGAAGCTTTGTTGGCTGGTAAGACGGAACAACCAGCGGAACCAAAAGTTGAGCATCAAGAAATCACTACAACAGAAGAGATTCCTTATGCATCTCGTACCGAAAACAATGCCGATCTTGCAGAAGGTACTCGCAACGTGAAACAAGCGGGTGTTAAAGGTACTAAGACCATTACTTGGGATATCACACTGACAGATGGTAAAGAAACAGCTCGTACTAAGAAAAGCGAGAAAGTTACCAAAGAACCAGTAGAAGAAATCATCGAAGTTGGAACTAAGAAAACAGGTGTAGAAACCAAAGAAACAGTGACTGTAGAGGAAAAAGTTGCTTTCAAAGAAGAAACGAAAGTAGACCCAGCACTGGATAAAGGTCAAACGCGTGTTGAAGAAGGTGAAGAAGGTATCGATGAAGTCACTTATGAAGTGACAAAAGTGGATGGTGTTGAAAAATCTCGTAAAGAAGTTTCACGCAAGACCAAGAAAGCAGCCAAAAACAAGATTACTTATACCGGTTCAAAAGCTGTTGTAACGACTAAGGAAGTAACCAAAACTGAAGAAGTTGCCTTCCAGACTCGTGAGGTTGAAAATGCACTCTTAGCTGAAGGTGTTCGCCGAGTGAAGACAGCTGGTCAAAAGGGTGTTCGCACCATTGTTTATACAGTGACATACACAGACGGCGTTGAAACAGGTCGTGTTGAGAAATCAAACACAATCACCACTCCAGCAGTAGATGAGATTGTTGAAGTTGGAACTAAGAAAGTAGTAGCCCCAGTTGTAACGACTAAGGAAGAGACCAAGACAGAAGATGTTGCCTTCCAAGTCAAAGAAGTGCAGAACGCAGACCTTCCAGAAGGAAGTCGTCAAGTGACGACAGCTGGTAAGAAGGGTGTTCGCACCATTGTTTATACAGTGACTTACACAGATGGCGTTGAAACTGGTCGTGTTGAGAAATCAAGCAAAATCACCACTCCAGCAGTAGATGAGATTGTCGAAGTTGGAACTAAGAAAGATACTGTAACAACAGGGAACCAAGCTGAAAGCACTAAGAAAGAAGAAACTGCAAGCCAAGATAAGAAAGTTCTACCAAGCACAGGTACAGCTTCTACCAGTCTTCTTTCAATGATTGGTTTATTTATCGCCGGTCTAGTCGGCTTTGTCGTTCGTAAGAGGGACTAA